A region from the Triticum aestivum cultivar Chinese Spring chromosome 3D, IWGSC CS RefSeq v2.1, whole genome shotgun sequence genome encodes:
- the LOC123079881 gene encoding uncharacterized protein: MASPYNPHRRQLGGGQSAWPDLPPELLESVLGRLAPLDRVAVRLVCSSWRSCARASISADLPFEAPRLLLRRPGSCGSLAFFSLHRREILPFALPDRLSSGRCCGQIGGWLAMAFDEERAIELRNLFSGQSVPMPRSPVFPVAKIVLSAPPTSLGWVAAVLGRAGTVALLQPDVSGGAWITIAAGGPHGGFRDVALWRGRLCALGDDGTVLAYRVDLRARVAAVSELRGKDANSLNRLERRARYLLESSGELLLVKKLYSVVRDSADVEVEVSRFRPGECKWESVTELPGRAVFLGSVASAAAPATAGVRENCVYFARRDVELMVPHAIGVYSLGDRETAVVAIAGGHSVEVEPVWILPSVA; encoded by the coding sequence ATGGCCTCCCCGTACAATCCCCACCGGCGGCAGCTGGGCGGGGGGCAGTCCGCCTGGCCGGATCTCCCACCGGAGCTCCTGGAGAGCGTCCTAGGGCGGCTCGCCCCGCTCGACCGTGTCGCCGTCCGCCTCGTCTGCTCCTCGTGGCGCTCGTGCGCGCGAGCTTCGATCTCGGCTGACCTCCCCTTCGAGGCCCCGCGCCTCCTGCTCCGGCGCCCCGGCTCCTGCGGCAGCCTCGCCTTCTTCAGCCTCCACCGCCGCGAGATCCTGCCCTTCGCCCTCCCCGACCGCCTCAGCTCCGGCCGGTGCTGCGGCCAGATCGGCGGCTGGCTCGCCATGGCCTTCGACGAGGAGCGGGCGATCGAGCTCCGCAACCTCTTCTCCGGCCAATCCGTGCCCATGCCACGGTCCCCCGTGTTCCCGGTGGCCAAGATCGTGCTGTCCGCGCCGCCCACCTCGCTCGGCTGGGTGGCGGCCGTGCTGGGCCGCGCGGGCACGGTGGCGCTGCTccagccggacgtgtccggcggcgcctgGATCACGATCGCCGCGGGGGGGCCGCACGGAGGGTTCCGGGACGTGGCGCTGTGGCGGGGCCGGCTGTGCGCGCTGGGCGACGACGGCACGGTCCTGGCGTACCGGGTGGACCTCCGCGCGCGCGTGGCGGCCGTGTCGGAGCTGCGCGGGAAGGACGCCAACTCGCTGAACCGGCTGGAGCGGCGGGCACGGTACCTGCTGGAGTCCAGCGGGGAGCTCCTGCTGGTGAAGAAGCTGTACAGCGTGGTGAGGGACTCGGCGGACGTGGAGGTGGAGGTGAGCCGGTTCCGGCCGGGCGAGTGCAAGTGGGAGTCGGTGACGGAGCTCCCCGGGAGGGCGGTGTTCCTGGGGTCggtggcttcggcggcggcgccggcgacggcgggggTCCGGGAGAACTGCGTCTACTTCGCGCGGCGGGACGTGGAGCTGATGGTGCCGCACGCCATCGGCGTGTACTCGCTGGGGGACCGGgagacggcggtggtggccatcgcGGGCGGGCACTCCGTGGAGGTGGAGCCCGTGTGGATCCTCCCCTCGGTCGCCTGA
- the LOC123079882 gene encoding protein YIP4b — MSHNYGDTIPLHPSSAQSDMDEIESLMYDAPSATVLPARPPSPPRASIPISTSPPPPSSKPPLPASSVPIFVPQGPTPAPPASVSVAIGSEGFGPPPNTLTEPVWDTVKRDLARIVSNLKLVVFPNPNREDPGKALRDWDLWGPFFFIVFLGLTLSWSASVKKSEVFAVAFAVLAAGAIILTLNVLLLGGHIIFFQSLSLLGYCLFPLDVGALICLLKDNVILKIIVVTVTLAWSSWAAYPFMSAAVNPRRKALAIYPVFLMYISVGFLIIAID, encoded by the exons atgTCGCACAACTACGGGGACACGATCCCGCTGCATCCGTCGTCGGCGCAGTCCGACATGGACGAGATCGAGAGCCTCATGTACGACGCGCCCTCCGCCACCGTCCTCCCCGCgcggccgccctccccgccgcgcgccTCCATCCCCATCTCCACCTCGCCTCCCCCGCCGTCCTCCAAGCCGCCCCTCCCCGCCTCCTCCGTCCCCATCTTCGTGCCCCAGGGGCCGACCCCCGCCCCGCCCGCGTCCGTCTCCGTCGCCATCGGCTCGGAAGGCTTCGGGCCCCCGCCCAACACGCTCACCGAGCCCGTCTGGGACACCGTCAAGCGCGACCTCGCCCGCATCGTCAGCAACCTCAAGCTTGTCGTCTTCCCCAACCCCAACCGCGAGGATCCCGGCAAGGCGCTCAGGGACTGGGACCTctggggccccttcttcttcatcgtcttcctcgGCCTCACACTGTCCTGGTCCGCCTCTGTTAAGAAG TCTGAAGTATTTGCTGTCGCATTCGCTGTGCTGGCAGCTGGGGCTATAATCTTAACTCTAAATGTTCTGCTTCTG GGTGGGCACATCATCTTCTTCCAAAGCCTCAGTCTCCTTGGCTATTGTTTGTTTCCTCTGGATGTTGGGGCCCTCATTTGCTTGCTGAAGGACAATGTCATACTAAAGATCATCGTCGTGACAGTCACACTGGCGTGGAGCTCCTGGGCTGCCTACCCATTCATGAGCGCTGCTGTGAACCCAAGGAGAAAGGCTCTGGCCATCTATCCCGTATTCCTCATGTACATCTCGGTGGGGTTCCTCATAATTGCCATAGATTAG